The genome window GGCTGGTTTTTTCCACCGTCATAATGGGTTCAACGCCCCATGCTATCGTCAATGAACGTGCCGTTTTTTCATCGTGTGTTACGGCGTAAATATCCACGCTTGTGCGGTATCTTGCCATTTTTTTCGCAGATTGCCCAGAGCCTGTAAGGGACATAATGGCTCTGGCGTTAAGCTCCACAGCAAGACGCGCTGTTGAAGAGGCAATCATATCTGTTTCATCTAGGTATTCAAATTTATCAAACTTGCCATAGGGGTAAACGCTTTCGGTCTCTTTGATGGTAGCCGCCATTGTTTCGACAACTTTAACAGGGTTTTTACCAATGGCGCTCTCCTCCGAGAGCATCACGGCGTCCGTCCCGTCCAACACGGCATTGGCCACATCGCTAATCTCTGCGCGGGTAGCTGTTTCGTTTTGCGCCATCGATAAAAGCATTTGCGTGGCTGTAATAACAGGCTTTGAGGCGGCGTTAGCTTTTTTAATAATACGCTTTTGAATACTAGGGACTTTGTAATAAGGCACTTCGATGCCCAAGTCTCCTCTAGCAACCATCAATCCGTCGCTCGCGTCCAAAATAGCATCAATATTCTCTACCGCATCAAATTTTTCAATTTTAGCAAAGAGTTGTATCTTGCCTCCATTGGCATCCAAAATTTCCCGTGCGCGCACCATGTCTTGGGCGCGTTGCACAAAAGAAACAGCAATAAAATCAATATCATGGGCAATTGCCCAGAGCATATCGCGCTCATCTTTGGGCGTAATGACATCTATATTTAACTTCGTATTGGGAAAATTGACCCCTTTGTTGGAGGCGAGCTTGCCACTGTTTTCCACACGCGCAACAATCCGTTCACCCGCCTCCACAACTCTGGTGCGAATCATGCCATCGTACAAATAGATGTACTCATCTACGTTCAATAGCGTAAGAATTTGAGGTTGATTAATGCTAAGCTCATACACGCCTTCACTCTTTTGTTTTCCCACGATTTCGCCGCGCACAAATTCAAGAGTATCGCCCTCCTTGAGAGAAAACTCTGTTTCAAGTTTTCCAACGCGAATTTTTGGGCCACAAATGTCTTGCAAAACACCAACTTTTTTGCCTGTTTGCTGTTCTGCTTGACGAATTTTTTCCAAAGTAGCCTCGTGGTATTCATGCGAACCGTGGCTAAAGTTAAGGCGAAAGACATTAACACCTGCTAAAATAAGCCCGCAAAGTGTT of Sulfurospirillum tamanense contains these proteins:
- the pyk gene encoding pyruvate kinase — protein: MEKRTKILATVGPASDSIETLCGLILAGVNVFRLNFSHGSHEYHEATLEKIRQAEQQTGKKVGVLQDICGPKIRVGKLETEFSLKEGDTLEFVRGEIVGKQKSEGVYELSINQPQILTLLNVDEYIYLYDGMIRTRVVEAGERIVARVENSGKLASNKGVNFPNTKLNIDVITPKDERDMLWAIAHDIDFIAVSFVQRAQDMVRAREILDANGGKIQLFAKIEKFDAVENIDAILDASDGLMVARGDLGIEVPYYKVPSIQKRIIKKANAASKPVITATQMLLSMAQNETATRAEISDVANAVLDGTDAVMLSEESAIGKNPVKVVETMAATIKETESVYPYGKFDKFEYLDETDMIASSTARLAVELNARAIMSLTGSGQSAKKMARYRTSVDIYAVTHDEKTARSLTIAWGVEPIMTVEKTSLNLMLATAVQKAVKLGFVDPEKTYVATAGYPTGVAGSTNYIRILKKDQIDYYTNMVI